Genomic DNA from Channa argus isolate prfri chromosome 2, Channa argus male v1.0, whole genome shotgun sequence:
tgattaaaaactgttttcttcGACCCTACTCTCTTGCCAAAGccaagccttttttttttgtcacacaaAGACTTAGAAATTGCTAttcatgcattttatttcctAAAGGCTTGATTACTGTAACACGCTCTATTTTGGTGTCAACCAGTCAATTCTTCAGTGGCTACAGTTGGTGCAAAATGCTGCAACATGCTTCCTTACTTATGCATCTAAGTGTGACAATATAACCCCAGTGTTGctttctcttcattggcttcctattTGCTTCAGGATCCATTTTAAGATATTAAATTATAAGGTAATATTAAGATATTGTTACTAACTTTTAAAGCCCTTATTATTTGGCTGATTTGGTTACTATTCATGTGGTAAATCGCAATCTCAGATCAACTCATCAATACTTTCTAGCTTTGCCCCGATCTAGGTCAAAAGTGTTTGGCACAGGGTTGTGACAGGGTCTTTGCTGTTATTGCCGCTAAGCCGTGGAACTCTTTGCCTCTTGATAGTTGTGTTATATTTAAGTTCCATACTTTAAAATCCAAACTTAAGACCCACTTGTTCAGACAGACATTTGATACTAAATAAGTGATCTcagactgttgttgtttttattattttattgttgtacttttaatcttttaacgttttatgtttttgtaaaatgtttaggTCAATCCCTGATTGTTGTCAAGCACTATATAAACGaagattacattacattacaataatCTAATAAAGGCATACATATTGATAATATAGCACAGGCATAAGTCACACAGATGATAATTTTATACTTAAGCATATGAATGAAGcatattaaattatttgcaatGGAGTATTTATAAACTGTGGGAGACCACTGGTGCAAAGGAAGTTTAACGTCTGTTTAAATTCATTCATGAACACATTGGTTAAAATATCAATACACTAAATAACACGGCACAAGTCGATATACGGACTAAATAAAGCGTTAAAGCTCCATGTTATTAGTAATGGCCATGCATGAAGAAACGTTTGAGAAAACAGTTCATATTTAACTGAGCTAACAGCATTGTACAGTAACGCTGTAATCTATCGGAAGTTAGAGTTTATAGCGCTGGATGCCAAGCGTACGGAATACGGTGACTTCTAAAAAGTGGTAAACTGACCCAAAACAACCTTGTCTCCACTCGGGTTGGAAATACAACGTTTCCTCAAGAACAGATGAAGGTATACTTtccttttttgctcttttccaAACCTCTGTTCGGCTTTTGATAGCACATGGAATGTGTGTTCCCCCTAATCACGTTATATTAATAAAACGCATTTTCCTGTTATAACGAGATACTTTTGTCTCGAGATAATTTTTCTCGTTATAAAAGTAATCGTGGTGGCAGGAATACGTTGGTCAAGAAATATTTAATGGTGATTttactaaatatataaattcatATACTTCGACCTACTTATAGTATTACGTTTTCTTAGAATACATGTTATAATTTTAGTGTTGCTTCTTCTATCTAAGTACACTAACCTATGCTACACTGAATACCTCATTTACAGTGTAGTGGAACAGACACAGCATCCCTTGCTCTAGACGCTCACTTCAATCTAACTACGTAAGCTGCCATTCATGGGAAAACCCCATGGAGTGGGACATTTGTTAGGTTTTACAGACAGAGCAATCAGCCAATCGGGGCTTGAGAACGAAGCCATAGACCAATACCTGTCACGGAGTACAATGATGTCATGCAAACATGTTTAGTGAGGTCGTCTCCTGTAAATAGTACATCTCGAAGCTGTAGTGATACGCcgtattattttaattatttcctatggctaaaatgtatttatataaatgcTGTTAGCATTCTGTAAAGGATGGCAGTCTTCTCCCAGCCTGTTCGCTGCTGACTAGCCCGCTAGGCTAATTTTTATCTTGAATGTTAGCTGTTTAGGGCGCTAACATTAGTTAGCTAGCCATTTAGCTAATCAGAGGTTATCACGGGAGCAATCTAACTTGTTTTCAGAGGCCTGTATCTAGCTGGGGTGGTCATTTGAAATGACAGTCATCTGAACAGACGCGCATCAGAGGTAAGTTTATCATGTCGTTAGCTCTAAACAAAAATCACTATTTCGTGCATTTTAGCTTACGTTAGCTACTTCCCTCTCTTAAAGGGCCTTTGACAGCTTTTGCCTGGTGATGACACACTGCTGCTCTGGTTGTCAGGGTAAATGATATTGGAACGAGTCATGATATTGCTGTCAGTGTCTCCGACAGTAGAACTTCAAACTGCAACCAAGTATGTGGTTGTCACCTCAAAGACCACGCTAACTAAATGTGAATACCAGTTAGCGTTAGCCCATGTGAGGCTGAAATTACTTTGATTTTCGTTTTAGCTGATTGTTTAGGTCTGTGCGGCATTAGCCTAACACCGATATCTAACGTTAGTAAGTTGTTACGCCGACAACATTATTTATTGAAACGACATCCTAATAACGGCAAATAGCTGCCGCTGTCATCTTTGAAAAAAGTGACAGATGGTGAGAACTGACTGTCGGGTGGTTGAAAACTATATCTGAAGAGTCATCAGGGGAAATCCATTCGTCTGACATTAGTCTTCAATAAGTCAACTGTCTGCGCACCATCTATTTTTAGAGTattcaaatcatttgaaatgaaTAATGTCACATGAGGGCCTTCCCAAAACCGTCTCAGCACAGGTATGACTGGGCAGTAGCGAGCATTAGATTTTTCACAGGAAACCACAACAAGCAAACCAGATCAGATTTTTGGGTGACCTATCAGTAATCACAGGTTGCCATATTTACGTTGGTCATCATTTATCATAAATCAGAAGTTTATATTTCTTTGCCTTGATGCAAGTAAAACTTATTTCACTAAATGTTTCCTGTTAGTAATTTCTTTTCTCAGTATTGAATTATTTGGATTCAGGCTGTGCTTAGGGATGAGCGATCCAGTGATACAGATATACTGTTTGTGTACTGCATTGCATTTAGAGATATGATAATCCTTTCCCAATTCCcaattgttttattcattttgtcattCTACTATACACTAATAGTGTGTCAAGCTAATAGAATCATTTCagtataaagacattttatgtcactgtatcttgacatttaaaatactgttctgaggagttttatattttaatggaGAAATCACCATAAGCATGCAATAATCTTGGTCatattatttaattgtttactACAGACGACAGGTCAAGCTTGCCTTGATGTTGAACCTCCCGCCTAGCATGCAGCCATGAGCTCTGTCCTGTGGAGCCAGGAGAAGCCCAGTGGGGGCTTCAGGGAGGACTGCCGATTCTACATGGTTGTGAAGGAGTGTACGGTGGAGAAGCCTCCCCAAAAAACCCTGCGGATTCCTCGTGGCAGTCTCGGTCAGGCATGCCAGGAGCGCAACAGCCTAGGGCGCACACTGCCCACGTGCAAAGGCAAGAAAAGTCTCCGCATACTGGACCAGACAAATGTCGTGCTGAGCATGGATGAGCGGGATGTCCAGGAGCTGGACGAGAAGCTGGCTGAGCTACTGTTCCCCATTACCAACTGTGAGGAGAGATACGCCCTGCTCCGAAACAAGGGACGACTAGAGCGTGTCCGTGATATTGACTGTGGTTCCAAGGTGCGCGTCCAGTTGCGCTCAGGGGATGACCCTCTGCCTGGTGTGGTCCGTTTCAAGGGTTCATTGCTTCCTGACAGGGCCCCGTCTGGAATCTGGTTTGGAGTAGAATTGCTGGTGAGcttgtttttttatctctttagTTTTTGTAATAGTGATCTagaattagatttatttattttacatttcagctgTGTTCATAAGAATTCCACTCAATGGAATATGAAGTTGATGTCATGTcttgttgaaaatgtttgtttccatATGCCATATTGCCATTGGCTTCCTCctgtttttctatattttgtctttgtgttatgtttcttaAAACATTAGTGTTACTTGTATAGTAGGGCAGTAGAGGGGTGCTGCCTTACAGTACCTTTGTACTTCTCCataaaatttgaataatttaaacaactttcttagccaaacacagtaaaagatATGCAGGTAATTCACTGTAACCACCATACTAGGCTAAGCACATAACTCACAAGATGCCCCCCCTCTTCCCCCAGAACAAATATCATGATGTGATGTTTATACCGAGAATATTGTCTGTGTTACGAACATCGAGTTTCACAGTActgaacaaaaaagacaaatcaccTCTTCACTTCAGGGCATGTCCCACTGATGTTCAAAAATGTTTAGGTTTTTCTTTGAATAACAGgatataaagaaatacaattcaatttttatttgaaatataacTCGAAAACGAAGGGTACAGAGATACCAAATTTCCAACTGtgacagtaaatacattttaatagaaaACAGTTAATGCCACGTATCTTATAATTGCAAACTAGCCGTCAGAGTGAACATGTGCATTTTGTTTACCTGTAAACTGACAAATTATACAGAGACcccatttatgtttgtgtgactgtttCCAAGAtcctttattttataaacaaataaaagcagtcTGGAATTTCTTCTTGAGTTCTTTCTAAAAACCAGTTGAATTTACCTGACCCAAgaataattttctaaattatgtgCGGATTTTAAAAACTGGATCCAACCTACACACACAGCTTGGCTTTTATTAGTGAAAGCACTGATGGTGTGTTTAGGTGAGTTTTATACTAATTTAATCTTTTGTACCTTTGGACCTATGTACCCAACAAAAGGAAATGACCACAATATGTATTCTTTCAGATTATTTCTACACACCAGTTTCCTTGTCATTGTGTACTTATGTCCTATTTGAAAGTTGTAAACACAAGTAATTGCACATTTGGAAATAACAAAGTTGACATTAAAACTGATTTTGTTGACTATTCGTAGATGCACAAAGACAAAGCCTCACTTGGCACATCTAAAGTCGTACTTCGCATGCATTAGACTGGTGGGAAGGTTATGATTAATAGAAGTACATGCTGAACTTTCAAACTTAAAGTTCTTTGTTTATATTGCATGAAGTTTATATTGAAGGCTGAAATAGTTCTGCAGTATTGTGACTGTCAGTGCAACCAGAAAAGTACATCATTTTGTGTATCTttactcttttcatttctctttgaTAATTTGATTTCATTCTGCTCACTCTGCACCATATATACAGCACATGTAGTCCATGTGTtgtcacagtgtttttattctgaGTCTGAGCTGTTGTCTTCTTGAGTGGGCTGATGAAGCTCAAGTACTTAAAATTAGCCCAAAATAAAGGCATACGATTTTAAACATGGGCTTCAGATAAAATGATGTCCTTCAGGAAAAAGAGATTACGGTGTTCTTTTGGTGGCAAAGATATACCAGTCACTGTAGCAGTTATGGATGTTTTAAGATCTGCGACCTACTTATAAGAAATAACTTATAATATGATAAAAATGACTCCACTTTATTACATAATTTTAATTGATTCACAGTAAGTCAAGTTGTATTCCTGATACAATAATAAATCATATGCCCTCACAGCTCTATGTTTAGGACTTCCCTTCTCTGAGGAGTGCTGAGCAAACAGCCTTGTTATCTGCCCTCCGTGCTACCACAAAACAAGTTTCTCATCTCTCTTGCTCATGTTGTGTCTCACACTTGACTCTTGTTTCATCTACTTCTTCTCAAAGGAGGAGGGCCGGGGCCAAGGCTTCACGGAGGGCTCCTACCAGGGCCGTCAACTATTCCGCTGCGAGGATGAGTGTGGGGTTTTTGTGGCCCTGGACAAGCTTGAACTGTGggaggatgatgatgacgaaGCCTTGGGAGAGCTGGAGGTTGACCATGTCAATCTGGTGGAAGAGGATCAGGACTTCCCTCCACTGGAGATTAACTCCAGGGTCCTGGTGCAGACCAGGGAGGGGCCTGAGAGAGGCACCATCATTTTTTGTGACCTGCTGCCAGGCAATGAGAGTCTGGGCTATTATGTGGGAGTTGACATGGTGAGTAAGACTCACTctaaatgatttgttttataattaatcAGGAAATTGACAGATCATTCATTATCTTTCATTAGGCAAAAATCCCAAATTTGCTGCTACTAGTTCCTCAAGTGGGAAGAGTTGCTcaaggatttgctgctttttctgtttcacaATCATAATGTGAATAAATTTCAGACAAAACATTCAGTatcatagatttttttaagggtataaaatgttcatattttttttaatttattactaCATATTCAGCCTTAATGCTGCAGTATGCAGCATGAGTTCCTTGAAAAGGTTTTGGACTTGGCAAATAAGCTTTTTAGCTAGCCAGGCTAGTTAACTTAATCTAGCACAATGATAAAAATAGCTACCCTAAGGCCACAAAAACATCTTACCAGCACATCTGCacattattcagtgttttatgttatttgttAGGATTATGAAAAAACATGAGTGTACCAACTATAAGGTTCCATTTTTACTAGGTTCATGTGCCTCCAAGAGGTCAGGTCTTTTTATCCCTAATGTTTTGGAATTTCCTCTGCTAGCTGGACATATTGTCCTGACATAAAAATAGTTTGGCCtagtgatttgttgtttttaaattttgctttATATATGGAATAAAGAAACTTTAATAAAGCAAATATGGAATTTCCCAATATGTTGCACATCACTGAATACAGACCATAGCCTGCCTTTGATATtcacaacatttcttttaacaGAACAAAGACTTAcgttttttgtacatttttattgcttgaGAATGATAAATGTATACCATTTTCATGGTCCACACATGCGTATTTACTGTGGTTGTTCTCTTTATGCTCGGCCATTCAGTGTCATTGTTGAGTAAAAATTTTGTTGTCCACATCATTCCTTGCATCTTTAGTCCACCGCCAATAGAAAATGTTACTTTGTCAATGTGACACTTTTATTCACCTAGATGGCACTTTTTAGACGTAGTGAGGGGACATCACAGTCACGACTCTTAAAGCTCTGCTATCGTAGttgtagtttgttgttttggtcatGGGTGATTGTGTAAACAAAGTGTTAGATTGTCACTGTAATGGACACAGTGTAATTATCAGAGTTATTGTGGATCTCAAGTTTTTTgttatgtctgtgttttagtttttcctttttctgactgttcctctgtgtgtgtcggTCTTGTTGCCTGGGATCACAGCAGCTGGTATCTATGGCTACTGTTGTCAGGCGGGAATGGTACTGTAGTCATACAGAGATTGAAACGCATAACTCAGGCATTTGACTGCTGATCGTtaacagcagcaccaacagcagcagcagcagcagcccactCAGTGCATCTGAGCCACCCACACAAAGGCAAGGCAGTCACGCGGGGAGTGAGGTAAAGACTTAGTGCTGTATGACCCAACAGCATGGCAAAGGGCCAGCAGGCAGCTGAGGAGAGCCCACTGCTTTGCCTCACTCTGCGTCCAGCCTCGCCCTGCATTCCCTAGCAAGTGGCACTGGCTTTATGCTTAGATTATCCCGCTGGAACAGAATCCTGGATTCCAAACTAAAGAACAAGAACACTGTGGTGGTGCTTGCTGAAAAAGTAGTGCGTTTGAGTTGAAGGACTCGTGGTGATACATCTGTCGTTGAGGAGATGAGACGAGGAGTTCGATCATCACAACACAGAATATCAAGCCTAATTTTTCAGTACAGTGAAAAGACAGTAGATCTTACTAATCACCAAGAATCATCAAGAAGATTCTAGGGGAAGAAGCACATGTGATGGGTGGTTGGTTTTTCAGCAGCATAGAGTGTCAGAGAGGATTGTAAGATTCTCATGTCTCCAACTCTTTCAGGACAATCCTATTGGGGACTGGGACGGTGTGATTGACGGGAAACTGCTGTGTAATTTTGCCAGTTTGGAGCACACCCGACTCGTCCCCTTCTGTGACGTAATGCCAGGTGAGTCACGTAGTGTTTATCCCTGCTTGTACACCACGTGTATATTGTCAAACcttattgttttcttaaaacatTCATCTGGCCCTCTCTCGCACCAGCACTGAGCTCGTTCTGCATTTTCCGCGTTTGTGTTTTTCTCGCAGCAGGAACAGAGAGCCTTTTGTGCTGATGGCTCACTTGTTTTTGAAAGTCAAGTGAGATACTCAGGCTCTTTGTTTTCCACACTGCCAATTTGAGTTGTGTATGTGTACTGCTGCTGTTCCTCTGATTAATTTAACTTAAATCAAGAAAATCTTGAAAATTTTATATTGTTAATTTAGCAGAAAGGTTGCGCAAACTATATGGTGGTACAAATTTGATCTCTGAAGTAAGTCTTTTGCAACATGAGAAGCAAGAaaactttgtatgtttattcaCTGTGTGAAGTTCAATGCAAGCTTTCCTAAACACCAGTTGTTATTGGCTGAAACTTGTGTAACATGACACATCAATCCACATGAGAGATTACGATAACTATAATATCATACTAATGTATGGCTCTATGTGACCTTATCTGATGTTAAATACTTTGATATATTTAGTTTATAAATGTACAGCGTTCTGAGACTGTTGCAGTGTTAAAGTGAAACCAATAAAAGAAATATGGTAGAGGATCAGTGTAAATGTAGATGCAGTACTTTGCAAGtgctctgttaaaaaaaacatttggtgtaTGGTAGCTTAAGTTAGGCCGACACAAGTGTTGTGTCTCTAATGTGGATTTATTTCTGGATTATACAGAATATTCCATGCAGGACCAAAGGCTGCAAAAGCACAGTTTTGCCCCCAGAGGCACCAACAATGACAAGTCATCCTCTGGCCAAAGCAAACCAAAGAGCAAAGGTACTGCACTGCTGTAACGGTACAAACCTAACTGACTGTACCTTGGTGTAATCATGACTCGTAAAGGGGCATTCCATCAAATCGTCTAGTTTTGATTTTGCATATTTCAACATAGCGTGACGGAATAAGctgaaggaacaaaaaaaaaaaaaagtctttaaaaaaaaaaagcctgacaGAAAATATCTTTCCTTTGTTACAAAAAAGTAGCTTGATCAAACTTAAACGATTTTAGGCCAAATGGGGAACAAACTTCTGCAGTCTTAAATATGTGTTGGAATGTCCCTTTAACAAAATAACAGAGCGCATGCCTAACtccattttacacaaaaaataaaaaaaccttatTGCATCgttgttgatttaatttaaattgaatgtaTCAgtatcttgattttttttcttatcttgtAATTCACTTATGCGGTTGACCTGTTTTTCACAGTTGAAACTTGCAAAAAACAGctcccaaacacacacgcatgcaaaCATTTTGGATACACTTGCctatctgtctgtgtttcttgttttcatgtACTTGTGTTATTCACAGGATTAGGTCATCAGTGTGGCAGTAGAAGCAAGTCTGAATTTTACTATACTTTAAATGGCAGCTCTATTGACCCCCCCATCCAGTCCAAATCCAAAAGCACATGGTACATTGATGAAGGTAAAACATGGTTACTCATGGGATGTCCATCTTTCCGGCAAGCTCCTGTTTACAACAAGCTACGTACAAATTGGTTTTGCCAAGGTACATTCTGTGCCTTGTGGTTTTTGATCATTTAATTTGGCACTGGCCAACCAACGAGTTCAGGTCCTGTGCGTTGCCCTCAATAGTAAAATAgattttcaaaagtaaaaacatattagtatataatgtgtttattttaatgatgaataaatttagtttttgaatGACTTTTACTGatttaacataacatttctCATAATTGTTAAATGAAAGGCACAATGTTCATGGTATATTTAAGAAGCTTTTTCTTAATAGTTTAGCATTTACTTTAGCTTTATTGTGAGagaaatatataataaagtGTAATTTTATCATCATAATTTGGGACTTGGAATGTTTTTGGAgattttgcctttttattttttgagacTATGACTCTAACAGTTAAGCCAATCTGTCCAAACCACTCCACTGCATAATAGTTGTTCAGTAGTTGACATAGTGATTGAGCTTCCTATAATTCTTTGAGAAGCAACTAAACAGCACTGTCGTGCTCAGAAAGTTGTAGTTTGTTCTTCACCCATGTGTGTGAACAAATCTAGTTTTTCAATcggaggaaacaaaaaaacaaaaaaacgcaCTCTTTCATATTATTCATTAAACcgaaaacaaataaagcagtagatgagtaaataaaaaacttaGAGGGCTGTACATCTCTCAAGCGGAAACCgaactgtttttgttctgttagatacagtaaatgacaaaaacaataaaatacgTAAGAAAATGTGATCGGTATTACATATActctaaatatttttactgcatGGGTAACAGATGTAGGGTGTTTCCTTAAGACTGGTAATAGGGAAAAAAACTGGCTTGATTATTCATGAGAATGATTAGTTATCTTACggtaattgaataaaaaaaacaacaatccgTAGTTTGTTGCAGCAGCTTGCTATAAAGACTTTTCAACTAGTCTCGTCTTTCACCACCATATTATTGTTAAATCCCACCTGCATGGAGTAATTGGTGTTTCCTAAGGCTTTTAATAATGCCCAGTGCTGCAGTTGGCTCTTTAACTGActgttgtcttgttttgtctgcagATGCTGCTAcaagataaaaatgtattcttaatATTTGCAGACCAAATCATTAGTAAAAGCCTTAAATTCTGGTGTCAGGACAGATTAATTCAGTCAGCGTATAGTgtcattgtttgtgtattttatttggtgTAGGGACACATgatggttgtttttattttatttttttccttttttcagaaGATCCGCTATCATTACCAATACATGTCAGTTTAAAAGAATCTGATGagctttttaaacataaatgtgttcTCTAGATTAGACACACATTATGAGCATATACGGGTATTGGAGCTCCACAATTTGGGCTGATAATAATCAGATGtgattgtttaaaaatgctatTATATTTCTATGTTAATACACATATAAGCTAAATTGCTGTTTGCATTGTAGAAATCGAGAGAGGTCAGTCATTAAAAACTGGCATGCTTCTTTCACAACTGCTCACTCATCCCGTGATTGTGTAATCATTTTCATCTTCCTCAGtgtcatgttttacattttgggtTATTTTTCTTCATGATTATGCTGTTCTAATTTCTGTTAAGAAGTCAGTAGACAAACTACTGTGCTTCACTAGGTGTATAGATAAGAAATAGTCTGCCAATTACATTCTATTTGGATACACATGCTTAAAAGTGAGTGCCAATCATTTAAGGACTTcatgttatttttctgtcataATATGAGAGGTCACTCATTTAATCAGTACCTGTGATCCTGCTTTACTCTTGCATAAGGGCAATTTACGAGACAACAAGGGAATTGTGATATGATGCTGTGAGCACTTTCTTGAGCCACAACCTGCCATATTGCTaattaatcaaaatttaaagATATGTCTACAGTATATTGCTTGAATTAATATATAACGTCAGTGTGAGCTTTAAAATCATCCACCACATCTGATATTTCTGTCTCGTGATAACGATAAAGTCTGTAGGCAATAGTCGCTTAACTGTCCCTGTAGGTTTTAATCAGCACTCAAGACACCAAAGCACACTTTTCTATACTAAGTCTGCAAAGATTGTGAAGGCTAATGGGAGTAAATTTCAATAAGTTCATACATCTGCTGATGGTggtatttgaaaaacaaagttgtCTTTAAAGGAGTAGCAGATATTCGGTCTCAGTAATATCACATATCCCTCGAGTTTTTAGCTGTAGGACATGGTTTTTGACTTAGCTGTcttggaaaaacaaacatgacttCTTAAAAAGTGGCACTCTTCTTCTGTAAACACATGGTTATAGTTTAAATGGAATGTGCAATGTTTTGagctttaataaatgtatattccACAAAGCACGCTGCTTTGTGGAATATGTGCACAATGAAGTACAGTTTTTTACAGTCTTGTGTCAGCTTAAAGGCATATGAACAGCATCAGATTTGAAAAGGAGTCTGCACACAACATACCCTCAACAAAATTTTCAggtttgtttttacacagaaaCTCTACAATTAGTCCAATCTGTTAATTAGCACTCGAGTATACTTTGCCAAAGATATTTTCGTATTATGAACTGTGGTTTAGGATTACCATTCTTTGACAGTTCATTCAACCCCTTACCATTCATTGACAAGGGGAAAATGCTTTagataaacaaaacatatcTAGTTAGAGCAAGTGCGAAACAGTAAAAGGTTTTGATTAGGTGGAAATACCAAAAGATTGTCGGACTTTGCAATATGAGAATTATGGTCCCTCTCTTTTTAATTGTAGctcctttttaaattcaaatgccCACGGCTGCCAGCATACAGGTTCCTTTCTTCTTGCAGATGGTGGCATTAACACCATCTGAAAATCTTGTTTTTGCAGACCTCCAGTGGTTGAAGTGCAACACACTTTCAACCAGAAGAGGTCAGTTTAACGGGAGTTTTGGTCTTAAAACAGACATCTCCACATTGCTAAACACAGCCTGCTGTACATTATATGATCTGTTTTTAGTGTAAGAAGCACATTAAGTTTTGATTTCTGGTTTTTCTCCTGCAGTTGGGGAGGACCCTGCCAAGTCACTAACTGACACGCCCCCTGACTTCAACCAGTCCTCCCCACCCACCAGAGCCCCACCCCCTTCCTCATTGTCTAGTGACAACAAGTTCCACTCCCTGCCCTTCAGCCTGAACCGGAAGACTGGACCCATTGATAGCATGAGTCATGggcctctctccctctccgtCCAGTCGGTGATGGGAGAGCAGCGTGAGCCCCCATCTCCGGCCGCCCCTCCCTCACCACGGCCTCCCACGCCTCCCAGAGGACAGCCAGGCCTGGAGGTGGGCTCTCTGGTGGAGGTGAAGGAGAATCCTCCACTGTGTGGTGTTATTCGCTGGGTGGGTCTGCCTCCTGGCCTACTGGAGCCTCTGGCTGGGCTGGAGCTGGTGAGACAACACAGCAGTATAAACTTGGAAGTTTACATTTATTAGATTTCAGTATAAGtgagtagaaaaaaaatcacacatactgtataatattgGTGAGATAGAGTATGTattcacacaggaaaaaaattaaaaaaaacatcattagtAGACTGATATCTAATGTAATACATTCTCTTGTTATACTGAGGCCCTGGAGGGGCTCTGCTTTAATCGAGACTCCTCTGTATCTCTTCTGCTTCGCTGTACTGCTGGaacagttacaaaaaaaaacactaaatcaaATACAAAGTACAATCTGTGGCAGAATAAATACCTCACTGATAGGAAGTGGACAGTTTCATGTTGACCTTCTCTTCCAGGAAGAAGAGTGTCCTGGTTGCACAGATGGCACCTTTAAAGGCACCCGGTACTTCACCTGCCCACCCAAAAAAGCCCTGTTTGTGAAGCTCAAGTGCTGTCGACCTGACTCGCGCTTCCCATCCCTACATCACTCCTCCAATCCCATAGAGAGGTGCAACTCAATTGGTGAGTAGTAGAATATGTTTTGTTAATAGCTCCAAATTAACTGTTAGCAAAAGCTTTATGTTTACATCGAGgtttcctgtgtgtttatgca
This window encodes:
- the cyld gene encoding ubiquitin carboxyl-terminal hydrolase CYLD isoform X7 codes for the protein MSSVLWSQEKPSGGFREDCRFYMVVKECTVEKPPQKTLRIPRGSLGQACQERNSLGRTLPTCKGKKSLRILDQTNVVLSMDERDVQELDEKLAELLFPITNCEERYALLRNKGRLERVRDIDCGSKVRVQLRSGDDPLPGVVRFKGSLLPDRAPSGIWFGVELLEEGRGQGFTEGSYQGRQLFRCEDECGVFVALDKLELWEDDDDEALGELEVDHVNLVEEDQDFPPLEINSRVLVQTREGPERGTIIFCDLLPGNESLGYYVGVDMDNPIGDWDGVIDGKLLCNFASLEHTRLVPFCDVMPDLQWLKCNTLSTRRVGEDPAKSLTDTPPDFNQSSPPTRAPPPSSLSSDNKFHSLPFSLNRKTGPIDSMSHGPLSLSVQSVMGEQREPPSPAAPPSPRPPTPPRGQPGLEVGSLVEVKENPPLCGVIRWVGLPPGLLEPLAGLELEEECPGCTDGTFKGTRYFTCPPKKALFVKLKCCRPDSRFPSLHHSSNPIERCNSIAFGGYLSEVVHENTPPRTENDGLDVMVGKKKGIQGHYNSCYLDSTLFCLFSFSSVLDTVLLRPQSKTDVEYYRETQELLRTEIVNPLRIHGYVCATKVMKLRRILEKVEAASGFTSEEKDPEEFLNILFHHILRVDPLLRLRSAGQKVQDCYFYQIFMDKKDKVGVPTIQQLLEWSFINSDLKFAEAPSCLIIQMPRFGKDFKMFNKIFPSLELDITDLLEDTPRECRICGGLALYECRDCYEDGDITAGKIKQFCEKCNTQVHLHPRRKAHRHGKLSVPKELQEGTGRQGSFPRQKMELFAVLCIETSHYVAFVKYGSADSAWLFFDSMADRDGGQNGFNIPQVSPCPEVEAYLKMTPEELHALDPKSIQGQARRLLCDAYMCMYQSPTMSLYK
- the cyld gene encoding ubiquitin carboxyl-terminal hydrolase CYLD isoform X3 — protein: MSSVLWSQEKPSGGFREDCRFYMVVKECTVEKPPQKTLRIPRGSLGQACQERNSLGRTLPTCKGKKSLRILDQTNVVLSMDERDVQELDEKLAELLFPITNCEERYALLRNKGRLERVRDIDCGSKVRVQLRSGDDPLPGVVRFKGSLLPDRAPSGIWFGVELLEEGRGQGFTEGSYQGRQLFRCEDECGVFVALDKLELWEDDDDEALGELEVDHVNLVEEDQDFPPLEINSRVLVQTREGPERGTIIFCDLLPGNESLGYYVGVDMDNPIGDWDGVIDGKLLCNFASLEHTRLVPFCDVMPGLGHQCGSRSKSEFYYTLNGSSIDPPIQSKSKSTWYIDEDLQWLKCNTLSTRRVGEDPAKSLTDTPPDFNQSSPPTRAPPPSSLSSDNKFHSLPFSLNRKTGPIDSMSHGPLSLSVQSVMGEQREPPSPAAPPSPRPPTPPRGQPGLEVGSLVEVKENPPLCGVIRWVGLPPGLLEPLAGLELEEECPGCTDGTFKGTRYFTCPPKKALFVKLKCCRPDSRFPSLHHSSNPIERCNSIAFGGYLSEVVHENTPPRTENDGLDVMVGKKKGIQGHYNSCYLDSTLFCLFSFSSVLDTVLLRPQSKTDVEYYRETQELLRTEIVNPLRIHGYVCATKVMKLRRILEKVEAASGFTSEEKDPEEFLNILFHHILRVDPLLRLRSAGQKVQDCYFYQIFMDKKDKVGVPTIQQLLEWSFINSDLKFAEAPSCLIIQMPRFGKDFKMFNKIFPSLELDITDLLEDTPRECRICGGLALYECRDCYEDGDITAGKIKQFCEKCNTQVHLHPRRKAHRHGKLSVPKELQEGTGRQGSFPRQKMELFAVLCIETSHYVAFVKYGSADSAWLFFDSMADRDGGQNGFNIPQVSPCPEVEAYLKMTPEELHALDPKSIQGQARRLLCDAYMCMYQSPTMSLYK